The window GCGGCGTGGGCTCGGGCGCACTACGCGGCCGCCGACCCGGAGATCCGCGACGTCCTCGAGGCGGCGGGGATCGAGCCGGCGGCCGGCGAGCCGAGCAGGTCACCCGACATCCCCGCTCCCGTCGCGTCGCTTTTCGACGAGATCGATGTCGCCTACTACCGGGGGGACGCCGCGGAGATCGGATCGCTGGAACTCGACAAGGTCGCCGGGGTGGACGCCGCCTTCGACGTGCTCGACGTGGCCGACCCCTTCGCGCTCGTGATGGGCGACAGCAAGTCTGATCTCAGGGTGATGGAGTGGGCCGCCGCCAACGACGCCGGGATCGCGGCCGCGCCGGAGCACGCCTCCGCCGACGTGCTCTCACACGTCCTCGATCACGACGAACTGGTGTTCGATCGGGGCCAGTCCGCGAAGATGCTCCGGACCGCGTACGTCATGAACCTGTTCGCGCGGCTGGAGTGACTCGCGGCGTACGGCCCGATCGCGCGCTGGAGTCCGGCTCGTCGCAGTTATGTATCGTCGTCACGACCGTCCGGACATGTACGACTTCGTCGTGGTCGGTGCCGGTCCCCCCGGCTCGCGGTTCGCCCGCCGCGCGGCCGCCGCGGGCCGCGACGTGCTCCTCGTAGAGAAGGGGACGGTCGGCGAGCCGCTGGCCTGCTCCGGGCACGTCTCCGACGACGTCTGGGCGTTCGTCCCCGATGACGCCCGCGATCGACTCCTCCAGAACCGGGTGTACGGCGCGCGCTTTCACGTCGGCGGCCCGGATTCGACAGCGTACCCGTTCTACAAGCGCGAGCCAGTCTCGAACGTGATCGACCGGGTCGAGTTGGATCGGACGCTCGCAGACGCGGCCCGCGACGCGGGTGCCGACGTGCGCGAGGGCCACACGGTCGTCTCGGTCGAGGAACGCGCGGATCGCGTGAGCGTCGAGGCGAGCGTCGCCGACGGCGGCACGGAGCGCTTCGAGGCGCGGATGGTCGCCGGCTGTGACGGTCCCACCTCGCGGGTCCGGCGGTCGCTCGGCCTCCCCGAGCCGGACGAGTTGCTCCACGGAGTGCTCGCGTTCGACGACGATCCGGACGACGGCGACCTCGTCGACGTGCACCTCACCGCGCCGACGTTCTTCGCATGGCGGATCCCGCGGGGGGACGCGGGCGTGGAGTACGGGCTCGCCGCGCCGCCGGGCGAGGACGTCTCGGCGCGGTTCGACGACCTCACCGACGCCTACGGCGTGACGACGGATCGGTTCTGTTCGGGAGCGATCCCGATCGGCCCGCCCGACCGAGTGACCACTGACCGAGCGTTCCTGATCGGGGACGCCGCGGCGCAGACGAAGCCGTTCACCGGCGGCGGGATCCTGTACGGGATGACCGCGGCGGACGCGGCAGCGGAGACGATCGACCCGACCGACCCCGACACGCTCGCCGACTACGAGGCGGCGTGGCGCGACGCGTTGGGTACTGAGATCCGGCTCGGTCACGCGATA is drawn from Halorubrum sp. BV1 and contains these coding sequences:
- a CDS encoding geranylgeranyl reductase family protein, producing the protein MYDFVVVGAGPPGSRFARRAAAAGRDVLLVEKGTVGEPLACSGHVSDDVWAFVPDDARDRLLQNRVYGARFHVGGPDSTAYPFYKREPVSNVIDRVELDRTLADAARDAGADVREGHTVVSVEERADRVSVEASVADGGTERFEARMVAGCDGPTSRVRRSLGLPEPDELLHGVLAFDDDPDDGDLVDVHLTAPTFFAWRIPRGDAGVEYGLAAPPGEDVSARFDDLTDAYGVTTDRFCSGAIPIGPPDRVTTDRAFLIGDAAAQTKPFTGGGILYGMTAADAAAETIDPTDPDTLADYEAAWRDALGTEIRLGHAIRTCYSLPESVQRAGLWALSGEIGVHMDRPTSVFSPAHLRKLFARSDPPE